From a single Brassica rapa cultivar Chiifu-401-42 chromosome A01, CAAS_Brap_v3.01, whole genome shotgun sequence genomic region:
- the LOC103864786 gene encoding protein SRG1, whose amino-acid sequence MNLLCSSTSMDSEIDKLDSACKEWGFFQLINHGIDSSFLDKIKSEIQDFFNLPMTEKKNLWQRPGEIEGFGQAFVVSEEQKLDWGDMFFITMQPLHLRKPHLFPKLAPPFRDTLEKYSDEVKSIAKILLAKMARALEIKPEEMEYLFSDDLGQKLRMNYYPPCPEPDQVIGLTPHSDATGLTILLQVNEVEGLQIKKNGKWVSVKPLNHAFVVNIGDMLEMITNGTYKSIEHRGVVNSEKERLSMATFHNTGTGKEIGPLRSLVERQKGACFRTVTPEEYFKGLASRELDGKAFLDVWRI is encoded by the exons ATGAACCTTTTGTGTTCTTCAACCTCCATGGATTCAGAGATTGACAAGCTCGACTCTGCATGCAAAGAGTGGGGATTTTTCCAG CTTATAAACCATGGAATAGACTCAAGTTTCTTGGACAAGATCAAGTCAGAGATTCAAGACTTCTTCAACCTTCCCATGACAGAGAAGAAGAACCTTTGGCAACGACCAGGTGAGATCGAAGGGTTTGGACAAGCTTTTGTGGTTTCAGAGGAACAGAAACTTGACTGGGGAGACATGTTCTTCATCACCATGCAACCTCTTCATTTACGCAAGCCTCACTTGTTTCCCAAGTTAGCTCCTCCCTTCAG AGATACACTAGAGAAGTACTCAGATGAAGTGAAAAGCATAGCTAAGATCTTATTAGCGAAAATGGCAAGAGCCCTGGAGATCAAACCTGAGGAAATGGAATACTTGTTTAGTGACGACTTAGGACAGAAGCTGAGGATGAACTACTACCCTCCTTGTCCTGAGCCGGACCAGGTTATTGGTCTAACTCCACATTCAGATGCTACAGGACTCACCATCCTCTTGCAGGTGAATGAAGTGGAAGGTCTCCAGATCAAGAAAAATGGAAAGTGGGTTTCAGTCAAACCACTAAATCATGCTTTCGTTGTGAATATTGGAGACATGTTAGAG ATGATAACGAATGGGACATACAAAAGCATAGAGCATCGTGGGGTTGTGAACTCAGAGAAAGAGAGGCTTTCTATGGCGACGTTTCACAATACGGGAACGGGTAAAGAGATTGGTCCGTTGAGAAGTCTCGTTGAAAGGCAAAAGGGTGCATGTTTCAGAACCGTGACCCCTGAAGAGTATTTCAAAGGCTTGGCCTCCCGTGAGCTTGATGGGAAAGCTTTCCTTGATGTTTGGAGAATCTAA
- the LOC103863071 gene encoding probable UMP-CMP kinase 2, which yields MWRRVASSLSPIISSSPSSRSLSRNQAAFGLIIRESFATEISKPEEGAKSPFITFVLGGPGSGKGTQCEKIVETFGLTHLSAGDLLRREIAMHTKNGDMILNLIKDGKIVPSEVTVKLLQKELESSNSSKFLIDGFPRTEENRVAFERIVGADPDVVLFFDCPEEEMVTRVLNRNQGRVDDNITTMKKRLKIFEALNRPVIDYYKNKGKLYTINAVGTVDDIFKQVLPIFTPFQEQLKQSRHVNPKSPLVEHSS from the exons ATGTGGAGACGCGTGGCATCATCACTTTCCCCGATTATTTCTTCATCACCATCATCTCGATCCCTTTCGCGTAACCAG GCAGCTTTTGGGCTCATTATTCGAGAATCATTTGCAACGGAGATTAGTAAACCG GAAGAAGGGGCGAAATCTCCCTTCATTACGTTCGTACTAG GAGGACCTGGAAGTGGGAAAGGAACGCAATGTGAGAAGATTGTTGAGACCTTTGGATTGACACATCTCAGCGCTGGAGATTTGCTTAGGAGAGAAATCGCTATGCACACTAAAAACGG GGATATGATTCTGAACTTGATTAAAGATGGGAAAATTGTTCCTTCTGAGGTTACCGTGAAGCTATTACAGAAGGAGCTGGAGTCGAGTAACAGTTCCAAGTTTCTCATTGATGGGTTTCCGCGAACTGAGGAGAATCGTGTTGCTTTTGAGCGCATT GTAGGAGCCGACCCGGATGTAGTGCTGTTCTTCGATTGCCCTGAAGAAGAGATGGTGACACGCGTCTTGAATCGTAACCAG GGCCGAGTTGATGATAACATAACTACAATGAAGAAGCGTCTGAAAATCTTTGAGGCCTTAAATCGTCCTGTCATTGACTACTACAAAAACAAAGGAAAACTCTACACA ATTAACGCAGTAGGAACAGTAGATGACATATTCAAACAAGTTCTACCTATTTTCACTCCATTTCAAGAG CAATTGAAGCAGAGTCGCCATGTAAATCCAAAGTCTCCTTTGGTAGAACATTCTTCTTAA